A window of the Pedobacter cryoconitis genome harbors these coding sequences:
- a CDS encoding HD domain-containing protein, whose product MSVTTPKSVAGIVIPDSKIATQATELLREYGTEFIYNHSLRVFLFSALKGNREGFVYDPELLYVSSVFHDLGLTKKYSSADKRFEVDGANAARDFLKGHGLPKDALQLVWDTIAFHTTIGIAEYKEPEVALMYSGVGLDVMGEGYEQLSAANREEIISVFPRTDFKKKIIPAFFSGFEHKTETTFGNIKADVCAYMIPNFQRKNFCDCILCSPWSE is encoded by the coding sequence ATGTCAGTTACTACACCGAAATCTGTTGCAGGAATTGTGATTCCCGACAGTAAAATTGCCACTCAGGCCACCGAATTACTTCGTGAATATGGCACTGAATTTATCTATAACCATTCCTTAAGAGTTTTTCTTTTTTCTGCTTTAAAGGGCAATAGAGAAGGATTTGTCTATGATCCTGAGTTATTATATGTCAGCTCTGTTTTTCATGATCTGGGTTTGACTAAAAAATATTCCAGTGCAGACAAGCGTTTTGAGGTAGATGGTGCGAATGCAGCGCGTGATTTTCTGAAAGGTCATGGTTTGCCCAAAGATGCTTTACAATTGGTATGGGATACGATTGCTTTTCATACCACGATTGGCATTGCAGAATATAAAGAGCCAGAAGTTGCTTTAATGTATTCCGGTGTCGGTTTGGATGTGATGGGTGAGGGCTATGAACAATTAAGTGCAGCCAACAGAGAGGAAATTATTTCTGTCTTTCCAAGAACAGATTTTAAAAAGAAAATCATCCCGGCTTTCTTCTCAGGTTTTGAACATAAAACAGAAACAACTTTTGGTAATATTAAAGCAGATGTATGTGCATATATGATTCCCAATTTCCAGCGGAAGAACTTTTGTGATTGTATTTTATGCTCACCCTGGTCTGAATAA
- a CDS encoding AraC family transcriptional regulator has protein sequence MDKIYFRGTEMINSTVITKDIDTSLADSFSTAYLSAESFELHQDYRISFNQFLFFKKGKGKIEIDGERYALAANTLILLAKNQVYSFQANQGLEACSLCFGDCFWEKTPASANNCKATLFNDSPAHQSLQLQKEDAADLSGLFNAILVEFESSDYTNKGDVLAAFLKILMIKVANLHALLAKITDQNDHKIYQHFIDLLATHYQVSHDVAFFAEKLHISNRKLTSLCRKHADKGAKEIIQLHLVVEAKRFLQFSSSSIKEIAALLNFSNPYQFSHFFKKNTSFPPEKYRKQVTGFGM, from the coding sequence ATGGATAAAATTTATTTCAGAGGGACAGAGATGATAAATTCGACCGTAATTACAAAAGATATTGATACTTCTTTAGCTGATTCTTTTTCGACTGCTTATTTATCAGCGGAATCTTTTGAACTGCATCAGGATTACAGGATCAGTTTTAATCAGTTCCTTTTTTTTAAAAAGGGAAAAGGTAAAATAGAGATCGACGGAGAACGTTATGCCTTAGCTGCAAACACTTTGATACTGCTGGCTAAAAATCAAGTTTATTCTTTTCAGGCTAACCAGGGTTTAGAAGCCTGTAGTCTTTGTTTTGGTGATTGTTTCTGGGAAAAAACGCCAGCCAGTGCAAATAACTGCAAGGCTACTTTATTCAATGATTCGCCGGCGCATCAATCTTTACAGCTGCAGAAAGAAGATGCAGCAGATCTTTCGGGATTATTTAATGCTATCCTGGTTGAATTTGAATCATCAGATTATACAAATAAAGGGGATGTTCTTGCTGCTTTTCTGAAAATACTGATGATCAAGGTGGCTAATCTTCATGCACTGCTGGCTAAGATTACCGATCAGAACGATCATAAGATTTACCAGCATTTTATAGACTTGCTGGCTACGCATTACCAGGTATCACATGATGTAGCTTTCTTTGCAGAGAAGCTCCATATTTCTAACAGAAAGCTGACTTCGTTATGCAGGAAACATGCTGATAAAGGGGCAAAGGAAATTATCCAGCTTCACCTGGTGGTAGAAGCAAAGCGTTTTTTGCAATTCAGCTCCAGCTCAATTAAGGAAATAGCCGCGCTGCTGAATTTCTCCAATCCTTACCAGTTTAGCCACTTTTTTAAGAAAAACACTTCTTTTCCACCGGAAAAGTACCGGAAACAAGTAACCGGTTTTGGCATGTGA
- a CDS encoding amidohydrolase family protein, with amino-acid sequence MKIDAHQHFWKYDTRKHEWISDEMAVIRRDFLPEHLAGVLAENDINGCIAVQADQSAEETEFLLQLAASHDFIKGVVGWADFQATGLQAQLEKYSQFKKLKGFRHILQGEKQRDLCLERSFQDGIALLAPYGFTYDILIHQDQLPFIPEFVARFPDQRFVIDHIAKPGIKEKDIRNWKKDIELVALHPHVSCKISGLVTEADLKTWTNADFIPYLDVVVNAFGTERIIYGSDWPVCLAAGNYKAVLELVKSYFSSFSASEQQLFFGGNAVAFYQLNG; translated from the coding sequence ATGAAAATTGATGCCCATCAGCATTTCTGGAAATATGACACCCGCAAACATGAATGGATCAGTGATGAAATGGCTGTAATCCGCCGTGATTTCTTACCTGAACATCTTGCTGGTGTACTTGCTGAAAATGATATCAACGGATGTATTGCTGTACAAGCAGATCAGTCGGCTGAAGAAACTGAATTTTTGTTGCAATTGGCAGCCTCGCATGATTTTATTAAAGGGGTAGTAGGCTGGGCAGACTTTCAGGCAACCGGCCTTCAGGCACAACTTGAAAAGTATAGTCAGTTTAAAAAATTGAAGGGGTTCAGGCATATTTTACAGGGGGAAAAACAACGTGACCTTTGCCTGGAGCGATCTTTCCAGGATGGCATTGCTTTATTAGCACCCTATGGATTCACTTATGACATTCTGATTCATCAGGATCAATTGCCATTTATTCCTGAATTTGTAGCTCGTTTTCCAGATCAGCGATTCGTAATTGATCATATCGCAAAGCCGGGCATTAAAGAAAAAGACATCAGGAATTGGAAAAAGGATATAGAATTGGTTGCTTTGCATCCTCATGTTTCCTGTAAAATATCAGGTCTGGTTACAGAAGCGGATCTGAAAACATGGACGAATGCAGACTTTATCCCTTATTTGGATGTAGTCGTGAATGCTTTTGGTACAGAGAGAATTATTTATGGGTCAGATTGGCCGGTATGTTTGGCCGCAGGAAATTATAAGGCTGTACTGGAATTGGTGAAATCGTATTTTAGTTCTTTTTCTGCCTCAGAACAGCAACTTTTTTTTGGAGGAAATGCGGTTGCGTTTTACCAGTTAAATGGATAA